GTCGCGACCGGCGATCACCTCCGCGAGGGCGTCGCGTGCCTCGCGGAGGTGTGCCCGGACGGCGGGCAGCGGCGCGGCCTGCCGCAGCTTCCGATCGACGAGCCACGCCGCGGTGAGCTCGTCGTGCTCGAACAGGTCGTAGTCGACGCCTCCGGCCGCCCATCGGGTGTTGAGGAGATCGACGCCCAGCGGCTGCCCGGCCAGCGGACGGGCAGGCCACTCATGACGGGCGAGCACCGGCGCCAGCACCTCGTCGGCCCCGGCGTTCGCGGCACCGTCGCCTCCTCCGCGCGAGCTCACCCAGGACCACACTCCTTCGCTGACCGGTTCACCCCGCTCGACAGGTTAGCAATCGGACGGCGCTGCGGGTCTGGGTTCGATTCGCCCCGGCCACGCGGGTGAACCAGGGCATTCGTCACGGACCGGTGCATC
This genomic stretch from Actinoalloteichus hoggarensis harbors:
- a CDS encoding CGNR zinc finger domain-containing protein, which encodes MSSRGGGDGAANAGADEVLAPVLARHEWPARPLAGQPLGVDLLNTRWAAGGVDYDLFEHDELTAAWLVDRKLRQAAPLPAVRAHLREARDALAEVIAGRDARARLNAVLDHGRLRLALGEHGPVEHEEFDDPAAGAAWTCLRAYLRLSDAAPGRIRRCENPDCVLHFHDVSRSGDRRWCSMAVCGNRLKARRHSARVRGR